One region of Oreochromis aureus strain Israel breed Guangdong linkage group 19, ZZ_aureus, whole genome shotgun sequence genomic DNA includes:
- the si:dkey-248g15.3 gene encoding annexin B11, producing MSDPNAQTPHDQGSAGGQGKPGGDGHGHGHGHGPGHGHKHGPGHGHEHGKGHGHGHGDGKPHDHGHGKPANPPK from the exons ATGAGTGACC CAAATGCCCAG ACACCTCACGATCAAGGATCCGCTGGA GGACAAGGCAAACCAGGTGGAGATGGGCATGGACATGGACATGGACATGGGCCTGGACACGGACATAAACATGGGCCTGGACACGGACATGAGCATGGAAAAGGACATGGCCATGGACATGGAGACGGAAAACCCCATGACCATGGGCATGGAAAACCTGCTAATCCTCCCAAATAG